The genomic window GCGCATTCGTTTCCCGGAGCGCCACAACCTCCCGGCGCGATGCTGGCATTCCTCAATGCACAGCTAACGTCCCGCTATACGGTCGAGAACGATTCCTTCGTCACGGCGTTTTACGGCATCTACGATCCGGCGACGCGCGTGTTGAACTTTGCGCTAGCGGGCCACAATCCGCCGCGCTGGCGACGCAGCGACGGCACCATCCAGCCGCTCGGCGAAGAGGCGGGACTACCGCTGGGCGTTAGAGCGGGCGAGGAATATCCGGAATGCTCGCAGAATCTGGCGCCTGGGGATACGGTGCTGTTTTACACCGATGGCGTGACGGAAGCCTCGAGCGACGGTCAGATTCAGTTCGGCGTCGAAGGGCTGGACAAGGTCCTCTATCGCCCGCTGAAGACTTCGGCCGAGATCTTGGTGGCGCTGAAAGACGCGCTCGAAGAATTCACGGGCGGCCAGGCCCCCGAGGACGATCGCACGGTGCTCGCCATCCGCGTGAAGGATTAAGGCGGCGGTACGGCACCGCGTGTGCCATGCTTTTTCGCCGCCAGGCGAATAAGCATGCCGTTTCGTCATTCCATCGCGTCACGATCCCTCGGCCAGCACCTGGTGCAGGCGAAAGTGAAACTTGCCGAGCTTCCCGCCATAGTTACCGGCACTGATCGCTACGACTCCTGGCCCCGCCGCGGCGCGAATACCGGCAGCCATCGCCCGCGCGATGGCCGGTTCGTCAACGCCGTCGATCACCAGTTCATAGGCGCAGTTCGCCTCGGCGTGTAGTTGGGTCGGCACGCGGCCGCGCAACGTCGGGCAAAAGGCGTCGGCCGTCGAGGCGTGCAGCTTCTTATAGCGCGAGCCCACCTTGCTGCCGCTGCGTGCGATGCCGCCGGGAAAGGGCGTGATGACGCCGGGCAAGGGAGCCAGCGCCTCGACCGCGCGCCGCGAGGCGGCGAGCGCCGTCGGCAGATCGATGCCTTGAACAATCAGGTTGCCGCCAGCGACGCCCTTTTCAACGCCGAGCGATTCTTCGACCAGAAACTCGCCATCCATCACCGGGATGCGCCAATAACGGCGCGAGAGCAATAGCTTGCTCTTCTGAAAACCGTCGCCAAAAAAGCGAATGTGCTTGCCGAGCGGAATGCGTTCTACAGCCTCGGGCAGCCCGTCGTAGACGGCCGTCGTCGGGCAAGTCATCAGGCACTGCCCAGTGCGCGTCGGAACGGCTTTTTGCAGCGCCTCGGTGGAAAAACCGAAGACCAGAACATGCGCGCCCGGCCGGCCATCGGGAGTCTGCTCGGCGGGCAACCACTCTTCGACCCCGGCTTCGGCATCGCAGGCAATCACGGAGCTGGCGTAGCCGGTGAATTCATTGACGGCGGCACGCAGCCAATGCTCGTCGTGCGCGGTGACGAGCAAGCGCGCGTAGCGCATGCGAAAGGCTTCGGCGAAGGTATCTTCGATCTCGGTACCGTCAATCAGCAAATCCGAACTCCCACATATCTTCTGCGACAGAGATGCAGGTTATCGCCTGATGGCCGCAGGGGGTAGGCCGCAAGGCCGTGGAAGAAGCGGCGAATCGCTAGAAGTTCGGGCTGTTGGCGGCCCCCAGGCCCGTTACGGTCGTCGCGCCTTCGGTGGCTTCGGCCGGGGCCAGGCTGAGGATGATCAGCACGAAGTCGCGAAACGTCTTCATGTTCTCGGGCGTGATCCATACGTAGCAATCGCAACCGCACCCCCGATAATGCCCGACCCGGCAGGCGCACTTGGGCACATCGCGTTTGCAGCCGTGCATGATCCATGGCATGGCGTACGGGTTGGGCGACTCTTCGTCCCCTTCCTGGACCAGCTTGACGAGCGCTTCGATCTTGTCCTGTGCCTGTTCGATCAAGCCGACATTACGTCCGGGGCGGTAATAGGCGCCGATCGGCTCGACCGACTCGTCCGCGGCTTCGCTTGTCAAGCGAACGACTTCTTCCTTCAAGAATTCCAGCTTCGAAGGAGGGCCGGCGATGCCATGACTGAACGATTCTGGCTCGTATTTCTGCGGCGTTTCCGAGAGCTCATCGATTTGCACGTATAATTCGTGCAAGTCGGCTTCGATCCGCTCGAGGCGCGCCTGCCTTTGCGGGTTCGCGTTTTGCTTCATCGTCGCGAGCATTTCCGAAGCCACCTCGCGCGTTAGCGCGATATGGTAACTCGAGCACAATTCGCAGATCTGGTCGTACGCCTCGTGTTTGATCGAGCCATCGGGATCGAACGGATTGAGCGCTTTGCGATAGGCCAACTGCAACAGCGACAGATCGTCGGGATCGATCACTGGGTCGACGTTCCATTGATGCAGGATATTCGTCTGCGCGCCGACATTCGGCGCGACGTAGCCGGGGCCGCCCAGGTTGGCCCCGATGAAACCCTGCCCCTGATCCGCGATCTGCACCAACCCGCCGTTTACGCGGACATGCCAGGCGAGCGAATCAGGAGAGCACGAGAACATGGCTAGGTTATCGAGCACCTGCTGATATTGCAGGTCCGAGAGCGTTCCCGCCTGACTGACGGTGCGCGATCCCAACCGCGCGGCCGTACACCCGCAGAGAGAGATCAGCGCAAGCGCGCAGCCCAAGCGCAGAGACGAAGTAAACCAGGCGCAATTGTTCGGGCGGCGTGCTGGCACGTTCGCGGCGCGCATTGGGTTTGGGCAAGCTGATAAAACGTTGTCGATAACATCGGCAATCCGGCTGGGCTAATTCAGGTAAACGTGTGGTTCGAAATTCAGATCCGTTGAAGCGGCGCGACTTGGGTG from Pirellulales bacterium includes these protein-coding regions:
- the fhcD gene encoding formylmethanofuran--tetrahydromethanopterin N-formyltransferase; translated protein: MLIDGTEIEDTFAEAFRMRYARLLVTAHDEHWLRAAVNEFTGYASSVIACDAEAGVEEWLPAEQTPDGRPGAHVLVFGFSTEALQKAVPTRTGQCLMTCPTTAVYDGLPEAVERIPLGKHIRFFGDGFQKSKLLLSRRYWRIPVMDGEFLVEESLGVEKGVAGGNLIVQGIDLPTALAASRRAVEALAPLPGVITPFPGGIARSGSKVGSRYKKLHASTADAFCPTLRGRVPTQLHAEANCAYELVIDGVDEPAIARAMAAGIRAAAGPGVVAISAGNYGGKLGKFHFRLHQVLAEGS